Below is a genomic region from Eupeodes corollae chromosome 1, idEupCoro1.1, whole genome shotgun sequence.
gaaatcACGCTGCtcaataaaggttggaaacaacttaacagagcctttcgaagtcaaaaaaggtattgacattgacataatcggaagaattcagcgtgatgtcaatgaggcttttgcgagtattgaggcagaggcagacgtaactttgaggtagtcaaggacttcgtctagctatgctccgctgtaaatgcagaaaacaacaccagcgctgagatcaaaagcagaataactcttgctaaccgctgtttctttggactaagaaagcaattgagtgataAAGTCCTCTCGCAAAGGACCAAAgtttcgctatataagacccttatcatcccagtcctgctatacggtgaagAAGCATGcaggactatgacaaaagcggatgaaagcaccttgggtcggtttgagaaaaaacttcttcgtgtgatctacggtcccgtatgtatcgaaggggagtggaggagaagatggaacgactagctgtacgggctgtacagcgacgtagactcagccagaagggtaaaagtccaacgactaagatggctgggtcacgtagagcgcatggaaaccaatgctccggcccggaaagtcttcgaatccacacccacaagacagccagtagaggaagaccactgAAGtaagtgaaaacaatattaacttCATTTACGTTTTCTAAGACTCTTAGCTCTTAGAGTGAACGAAACGAATTCTACAAAGCTTGTGGTAGGAGctctatttttttaagaaaccctACTGTGCGGGGATAATgagtgaaaaatataaattgctttcaaaaatgtttggtcgACCATTTTTCATTTCTCTTGAAAATACCAAGTGAACCATAATCCGCCTGAGGCagggtccatgcttctacaCGAAAGACCAGAGTTTTGCACGTCTCTTTGGTGATTCGCGATAGTGCCATATTTGTAAACTGAAGAGTAAAAATCTACGCTTAATTTCAGCACTGATATCATCTGCATAgtaaacaaaagtgtcactgGTTACGTTCTGCCGAAGTCTTCGTCTTGTCCTCATTAATGACAACACCCATTTTATTCGCTCCAAACTCAATACTGGAAAAGCACCCGACAATCCTCGTTTGGTTTTTCCCATAATGTCGAgctcatctgcatatccaagatattgtgtgcaTTTTGGAAAGATGGAGCAgttcctctctctctctctaaagaaaaatattaaaacagatAGATCTAAATCGACTGATGGTTTTAAAAGAATACCAAAACTCGACATGGAACGGTATAGATAGTCATTGTTGACACTGTCATAGGCTATAGAGGGGTAATGTGTACCGATGTTGTATTCTTAAGATTTTGGATAAAAGTTTGTGTATGCTCCTCGGCGTACTTGAAAAGTTCCGCCTGTAGCCAATCATCACCGGCCACTTTTGTTCGGATGTCTTGATCTCATTTGAGTTGGGTGGATGAACATCCCGACTATCAACCAGATGGATTTGTTCACTCTGCACTTTGGTGGGTTCCCGGCCTTCATCGTTGTTAAGCAGACGGTTGAACCATTCTTTCCCGATTTTAACTGTCTCCACTATGCTTGTACTTGCAGGCTCCAAGGCGTTACATACTGTTGTTTTCTTCTTTGCTCCTTTGTAGAACTTCCGCACCTGCATCCTGATAAAACACCTCTGGATCTCCTTGACGCTCatcaaagttctttttttctgaGCAAGCTGTTTTCATCCCTTCTTTTGTCGACATAGAACTGACTAGAGGCACCTACCCTTGTTTGATGCCACAAACTGTAGGACTCAAAACAGGGATTCCTCTGTGGTGGTTTTGAGAATCGTAGCACATCTTCAGCGGCATTACTTATGGATTGTTAGTAAAGCATAAGCGGTAGCAGTCGCTACAACTAGGCAAAGGCTTTGCCAGTTTCTACCTACTGCAGTCTTTTAACTTTCCATGTTCTTCTCGTCGTTGTTGGCTAAGAGTTTCCATGGATATCCGCACAAAGTTTAGAACCAACCAGGAAGTCATCTGTGTCAATGTTGGCTGATCTGTATGTACGAAGTATAGTGTCTATTAAGTCTCTCTTTGTTAgcaaaagttatattttattgaaagtatAAGTGGTTTTACAAAGTTAATTTGGTTGCAAAATGCGAAATGGTTGTCGGTTTGGTTTCGAGTGAGAGGCAGTTGGATATATTGTGAAGTTGGCGTACCTTGCTAAAAGCAGAGTAGCTGTGTTCATCGCTCTGCAGCTCATAGGTTCgttcaaaactattaaaataaatccatatttttaaaaacattttgtaatccATTTAATACCTTTTTAGCGTTTAGAGCATTGAAACTTTAAGAAATACAAGTcgctttaaataataaaagatataaattcttttaccaaagtttaacacaaaattaagtACAAATGTAGTtacttgtttggtttttatgAGAAAGGCATATCTTATATAAAGAGAGTAAAGatcaattaatataaatttattttaatatattaatagttaacattgaaaatacaaaagaataaTATATGAGGCATTGTTAATTTATAACGAAAACTTTTCcttcatttaacaaaatatttaagaagttaaaaaataaacgtaTTAATTTGCTCATCCATTACACAATTAAACACAATTATTGTTATTCCAAAACCAGGCTATTCTTTTACTTTGGTTGTTAGATTTTAAGAATTTGATCTTGAAAACATGATCATCTGGTTCCAAATCCAAAACCAAATCTTTGGAAAAGCTTAGTTAAGTTTTGTGTGTAATTTTTGTTGACCACCTTTCATCAGTACTCTAAGTATTTAACTCTATTAATTTAATCAGATTCACTTTCAGAATCCGTACTAACAGCTTGGTCCTCGTTTTCCACTTTGGGAGGATCGTAGTAGTGAAGCTGCTTGCGCCAGATTTTGATTAAACCGTCGAATGCACGCCGGCTatatttaccaaatttatttgGTGTACGAGGGTGTTCTCGAGTTCTTAgattccttacaaaaaaaaaaaaaaacaaatacagatgAGTTTATCATTCCAAGTGAATATCTATAATTATGATGAAGGATATATAAAGTTCTACTTACTTTGGGACCCTTTCAATATAATGATCATATGCAACAGTATTCTTGCCATAATCAATTTGTTTCTGCCTTCTGGCCAAAATGGATGGATCAGTTTCAGTGCCTTGTGTCGATGAGGAAGAAGAACTTTGACTACTGTGTCTAGCACGCTTTTCGTTGACTCTTCTGCGATAAGGTTTAGGCCTCACTTCGCAGTTATCACTTTGCATACTACTGTTTGGGCTTCCAGAGCGACTTTCATTGCTAGGAGTATTCGAATGACGTCGTTTGAAAGgagttttgagtttttcttcTTTGACAAGTCtctcaaatttttgttcatttacaCTATCTAATGAcgataaagaaaataacaataaaataatttacgtCGAGGGTagctttttaatgttttttatttacctaTGAAATCCAAAGAAATTTCACGATCTTCTGATCTGATTTCACGTTTGATATTACTTGTTCCTGGTTCTTGTTTTATTACAACTGAACTATTGCCATCGCATCTTTCTAAGACTTTCtttatctagaaaaaaaataaaataccaaaaaatgaaaatatatttataaattgagGAAGTTCGGTTAGGTTTttggtggacattaaaatagaaacacattggAACATGGAGATTTATATTTAactagtatcaaaaatattggtttttaatatttttacttgcgacatacaGGAACTACATAATATatgacaagttttgcattcgtgcaaaatttctaactcgagattttaatcaaacatgatattacgatggtagagaagtcgagaAAAgagggtcccgcgattccgtacggtctgttttgtctgtctgtccacgctcctacagcatgaaaccattgggtcgaatgagttcaaaattgtaagttaaggttttgagaagattcgcgttaggcgttttttattttttttaagatcaaaactaacagtagccccatacattttttttggtcaaataacgaaaattcgaattttatcaaaaacaaaccgattgatttttttttaattttttctaaaattttatttttgacttatgaattgatttcaataatttttttgaataagcttttatattacttacttacttacttaaggtggcgctacagtccggggcggacctgggcctcaaccaacaagcgtctccagccagctcggtccctagctagctgtctccagtttcgcacgccaagttggttgaggtcctctcccacctgggtgcgccacgtaagtcgcggtcttcctctactgcgccgtccctcgggattggattcgaagaccttccgggctggagcgttgatgtccatccgctctacatgacctagccatctaagccgttggactttaattctgctaactaggtcagtgtcgctgtacagcccgtacagttcgtcgttatatcttctcctccattctccatctatgcgtacgggaccaaaaatcacccgaagaatttttctctcgaagcatcctaagacgctctcatatttctttgacagggtccaggcctcagcgccataaatgagaaccgggatgatgagtgtcttataaatggtgattttagatggtTGAGAggggactttacttctcaattgcctcctaagtccaaagaagcagcgatttgcaagggttattcttcgtttgatttcagcgctggtgtcgttgtctgcattaatagcggtgcctaggtagacaaagtccttaactacctcaaagttatagctgtccatggtgacgttttgtccaagacgtcgtcgttcagtgtccttttttgatgacagcatatacttggtcttgccctcattgaccacttaactcatcttcttcgcttccgtcgcaatgctcaaaaacgctacactgacatcacgctttgatcttccaattatgtcaatatcatctgcgtatccgagtaattggatggatctttggaagattgtgcctctagtgttgacggttgagttttgcacaattctttccagaacgatgttgaagaagtcgcatgacagtgcatcgccttgtctaaaaccttttttgacatcaaatgcatcggtaagatcttttccgaccttgatagagcagcgtgcattctccatcgtcattctgcacaaacggataagtttgacagggatgccaaaactagacattgctcggtagagctcttccctatagatgctgtcatacgcggctttaaaatcgataaagagatggtgggtatcgatttgaagctcctgggttttttccaagatctgccgtagtgtgaatatttggtcaatagtggactttcctggtctgaagccacactgttaaggaccaatcaggttgttgacgaatggcttcagacgttcacataatacggcagaaaggatcttatacgcaatgttaaggagactgatgcctctgtagttggcgcagtttagagggtttcctttcttatgtatcgagcacactatgctgagattccactcatcgggcatgctttcttccgaccatattttgcagatgagttggtgcatgctccctaccaagtcatcgactgctgctttgaatagttcggcggtgatgccgtcagctccagcagctttgtttgacttaagtttagatatagctatcttcacttcgtcaaggtcgggtaggcggaattgttgatctgcgtcgccgaggttgagtggttctatctcccttacagcggaattcggttcgtcgtcgccgttatataatttggagaagtgatctttccatattctcagcatcgactgtggttctactacgatgttcccttgatcgtctttacaggcttcggttcgtggctggtacccttgggaggttttttttaccttttggtaaaatttacgaacctcattcctgttgtgacatccctctatctcctcgatcgcgcgcttctcatgctctctttttttccgtctaagaagtaggtgttcctctctcctcttctgctcgtagagctcgcgagcagctctagtccttttgtgcagcgccgttttgtatgcctcttgtttcgctgcgtgagctttcaggcattcgtcgtcaaaccaggggtttcgctgtggttgCCGTGCGAAACCTAGCACagtggcaatgttgccactggttttcaatgcttaatgcaggaagcataggactccttaggaggttattagagactcgatcggaaaaggacatggcagtctcttgcgattgtagccgtctaacgtcgaatcttctcacagtacttccttgttttgacttggatcgggatatccgtagccataccttggctacaacgaggtagtggtccgagtcaatgttggcctctcggaatgttcggatatcctgccTTGCTTTTATATTgcattaacaatatttgatttgcAATTTggtattgtttggattttaaaaaaaaaattgatttttcataactaaacaacaaaacacggttatgaatagcaatttattgtacttgttcgtatgcttgtttcttttaaaatttaacgaaaaaaacactgaacgtaaaaactccatgtttgcgctgaaaacttgtaggaaagaaggaatgtggttggattgtagtaagtaccttctacctaccaataatatttcttcattatcatcataaacatggctgagcacgccaatgaactattctttatttgttttagacagatgcctaactacacaaccaataggcgatcgctttacaatttaaacatacatacatgttcttcctctttcttatcttcagataatttactttcaatcctggttcttctaataaataaactaaaataaagctatccaaaggaaaaagctttgaacgaactagttgaacaaacaaacaattgttttcgttaagtatgcttacaagtatttttcatttccgggatgagttgtgtcttgggatgatcgcgctttttttgacaagtcaaatggcatttatatctttgaagagaaccttatttaacaggtatatttttaaatcttatataggtcgtgctttttctttactttataaaagaaaaagttcactttaggaagtaaatttaaattattttaataatataacatttcaTTCAAGGAAAACATGGGTTGCGGTAAGCATTGCTCCCTAAAAGAGAAAGCTGTCATTTCAGTTATACGAAGTGAGGGAAAATCTTTGAGAGAAAAGGCCAGAATAGTGAGCAGATCtctcaagttgattgcaaaagcaatttgacagctgggAAAAACAACCCTAAGAGAAGACTGAAAGATCATTTACGCCTCTAAAAAAGATCCTTACAAGTAGtcaagggaaataaaaaacaaactacagcCTCCAATAACTTCCAGAACTGTTCGTAGAGGACTTATTGAAGCTAACTTGTTCCTTTTTAAGGAACACAAAATATAACAAGGCACTTTAATTCGCCCgcgatcattttgattggagtGGGCCAGAAGGAGGCGCAAAAAGTGGAGGAAAGTTTTgtggatggacgaaacaaagataaatttgttcggAGGTGATTAGAAGTATTCATTTGAAAGAACTAAATTTCAAATACATCTACAAAACGGTCAAGAATGGTGGCGGCAGtataatacttttaattttctgGTATGGCGGACGTTGGACCATTGGTTAAgggtaaaatggatcaaaattaaatgaatgtgcGGACGAGAACATCCCTCTCAAATGTGTTTTACAGCAGGAAAATGACCCTAAGCACTGATCCAAACctgctcaaaagtattttaaggaccAACAAAGAGTGCCCATTCCAATCACCTGACTTAAATCTAGGGTGGGctgaaaaaacactttttgttttttttttttatcctttATACCTCACAAAAGTTGTTGattgtctgaaaaaaatgtccaaagagAATAATTTTTTCCGTTGGCGCATTGcattgaaacttttaaaaagttgtgtAAATTtgctgttttctttaatttaaaaaataatgtactATTATGAAAACGCAATAGGTCCTAATAAGAGTTTAAGgcatgaagaaaacaaaaatcaatttaataaatttgtattgttaaacGTTCGCGCAAAGCcgttaaatattataatttttcacaaaaatgaccgatataaataacaaacaattttattaaatagtttgCACTTTAAAGTCCGATTTCGATATAAAATTCAGGCATAATGCACCCTGACAGTAGGGTGGTTCTTATCAAACCATCTCTTGCGTCTATTccacacacttttttttaaactttagaaACGAGCTTTACACACCGTTCTACTGCTTGTGTGTGACAAGGAAAATCAGGTGCCAGAGGTGTGTAAGAGTGTATCAgttgtttaatttcttaatcCGTGATCCTCCTTTATTTCTTGAACAGATTGAGATGCAGCTGTAGCTAAAAAACTCGCTGTGGTATAAGCTGTCAATAAAAACGCTCACTAATGTAGCAAAGTTCGCCCACAATGGTgtagctacagctacagctacagctacagctacagctacagctacagctacagctacagctacagctacagctacagctacagctacagctacagctacagctacagctacagctacagctacagctacagctacagctacagctacagctacagcttctCATTGTGTCGATGTATAGTATTTTCGTATCTGTTAACTTTGACAGTGCTACAGGCAACAGCTACAGGTACACCATTCTGTTCAGCCAGTAAAAGGGGAGGAGAAGAAAGTTTACATGTGTCCCTACAAATCACATCGGTGGTGTAGTCTGTAGCAACGAAATTTATCCTCAGAGTGTTGAAATTTCGATTTGGCTTTGCCTTATCGTGGTTTCCAAATTCGGCGCAACCCTAGTTCTCTGATGTACCTACTTTCAACAACTATCGTTGCAAGAAGCAAATTTTCGGGATGAGCGATAAATGCGTTCCTCTCAATCACAGGTTCAATGACTTGCAGGAAGTTTTGAGATACCGTGATGTTCTGAtggtttcaaaaacaattttcggaCCATCTGTAAACTTTTTGctggttttaattttgaacaacaGAAGCAtatagcattttaaaataaaatgtattaactgCTTAACCTCTTCAGAGGGTATTTTCATGCTTACATAAAGTCGGAGTACTCGATTAGCCGCAGTCAACCACTTTGAATGTGGAAGGGGGCCAGGGTCATTGGCCGCCAAATCTTCTGAAATGGTACCTGTATTGATGGCAACAGAAATGTCAAGTAGGTACATTTGATCCTTGCTCAGGACTTTTCTGTCTATAATAGGTATGGGGCAATCCACAGGCGTAAATTGAACCGGCGCGGCGGTAGTTTTTCACAGCCAAccagtttttttaattgctcTACTGAAAGATTTTGGCCCGGTGGTGAAAAAGGTGGCGGACCGGTAGCTCATTGAAGTGCATCATATGATCTAGAGTTACCAGCGTAAAGTAAATTTGCCCGGGCGGAAACCGGTTTTACATGATTTTTACATTCGATGATTACTTTAGAATACGACCACATGAACTGTTCAAACCGCAGCTTCGGTAGGAGATTGAAATAAGCGGTACTTACCATTactagttttgttcaaaattaagcaaaaagttgtaaaaatacCATATTTTACACGATTTGGGCGGtcagttaattaatttttttacgtTTCTCATACGCTAAATTCAACATTAGGACCTATTGCGTTTTGATAATAGTGaatttagttattaaaaaaaaagtccaagaCGAGCAAATTTTCgcaacttttcaaaagtttaaatggAATGCGCGAacggaagatatttttttatttagaaatctTTTTCAGGCATTTACTCAAATAGgtaattaacaacttttgtgaggtattgcaaataatataaaaaactatttttattcagCCCACTCTTCTTAAatcccatagaacattttgggGGATATTTAAAATGCTTGGttggaaaaaatttaacaaaaaaaaataaagccgaAGGAGGATGGTTCAACAAAAGTTGTACAATATTTCATTTGACAGACGCCGCCGATTATTTGACTCAATGGCCAACAGATGTCACACTGTAATGAAAGCTAAGGGCCAggctaccagatattaaaaacgatGGTCACGAAGAGCGTATGGCAACTAATACACACCCaaaggacggcgcagtagaagaaggcAGTGCACAAGTGGAACTAGGGACCGAACAAGTTTGGTGGGTGAGTccaagttcacacaggactgcatCTCCACCTTTTGTAAGTATGTTATGAGTCTAACCTATACGATGAGTGCAAGCATTTTATAGGTaggatataaaattaattaacaatatttgagCACATGGCAATAAAAGGTAACTTTAGAAGTGAGTGGTACATTAGGGTAAGGTAGTTAATAAACAGGAATTTGTTTCATTAGGGTAAGGAATTTAGGAATATCGTAATAATAGGGATAATGCAATTGTTTCAGGACTTTCAGCACttttttagattagattaaCTTATAACTTAGCTTAACTTTTCGGGTAAAAAGAAACACCTTAAACGATATATAACTatcttttgaacaaaatcaggaaaaagaaaaaattgagtttaaaatgtaaacaacatCCAAACAATAGCAAACTTAAGAAATACCATGAAACTTTGTGCAAAACggtaaataaagaaattgatgATACTCGTAATAACTACTATGTTGAGAGGTTTTCTAGAGCTGAAGGTAATATTTGTGAAGAGTGTAGATTGGTTCTAGATTGATTTCTAGATAGTATTGTaggtaaaaatagaaaaagcaaGTTGACTCTAATAAAATTGAGTTAGCTACAGAGTCTGATTCGTTGATCATTTCTAATAAATGTAATGCgtattttagtgaaatttccgaaaaattaaaaccttctATTGAACCTTGTTTAAATTGCGATTGTtccatttcttcaaatttgttttcggaTAATACACAaccaaatagttttgtttttgaaagaataacATCAAGAGAAGTATTCAAAGTTATTATGtctctaaaaaataataattcgtgCACTAGTGATGGTGTATCaagtattttgttgaaaaatgttgcTCGGTATGTTGTTGACATTCCAACCTTCGCTTTTAACCAAAGTGTTGAAATTGGTGGTTTCCCTGACCATCTCAAATGTGCTGAAATCTTACTACtcttcaaaaaaggaaatagcAAAATTATTTCGAATTATAGGCCTATAACGCTCCtttcaaacttttcaaaattttttgagaaGTTACTTAAGATTCCAATAGTTTCCGTCTTGGAAAAGTTTAGTTTTAGAGCAGGTTTGTCAACAGAAGATGCTATCTTAAGGGTATGTAGTCAGCTTTATGGAAGTTTAAATagcaataaaaaacaatgggtCTGTTTATTGATATAACTTAAGCTTTCGATCTGGTCGAAAGCGATCTTTTGCTaactaaactttaaaatgcAGGCTTTCGCGGTAGTTTTTTCAATCTGctgatttcttatttaaaaaatagaaaacaaaaagtcaattaTAACGCAATCTTAAGTGAATCAAGGCTGTTAAAGAAcggtgttccacaaggatcaGTTCTTGGCCctttgtttttcttgatttatattAATTCCATTTTCAAACTGAAATTATGTAAATGGTACTTCAACTGCTTTCGCAGTTGACGACATTGTTTTTACATATTAATCTAGGACTAGCTTTGAAAGTATTGTTGTGAAAAAGATCTGGACGTATTAAGGTTGTGGTTTACTTATCATAAATTGATTATCAGcgaaaaaaaagctaaatatGTGTTTTAATGTAACTGAAAATATAGTCCAgtcatttggtaaaaaaacagaGGTTTACCTGGAAAGTTTTCCgggagttttgaaaatttccaaCGCAGAATTAGAaagaatttaatacaattttgatagGTCAGTGGTACTCGAAGCGGACCAAGAAGGATGCTGTCAAGAACTTGCAGAGAAATTTGAGAATCAATTGATTACATTTGAACAACGTGGCCGTACAGCAAAATTATGGGTCCAGTATTTCCGGATGGTTACActtgttaaaaaattcattgaagCAGAAAGAATGGGCATTGGAATTTACATTTCGACACTATTCAGAAAATTATTCCTTATTTTCATGCTAGTGGCCGGCAGGACATGCCGGATTTAAACAAAACGAATGTCAGCTGAAGAATACTTACTTTTTACTActaaaggatattttacaaTTAGGCGTTCTGACAAATTTTGGTGTGGCACATGGTCTGATATGACAATTGAGCAATCGCTGATGAGAACGATGTAATGCCTTGGTGGTCTTACTCATGGACGAGGAGTCAACGAAAGCGTGCTTTCCAAGTGGACTTTAGGGATGGTATTCTTGCACAATATTTGCGACGATGTAGAAAACTTTtgcaatattactttttttggttCCGAGCAGCACGTCGAAATGAGAAGTTCACAAGTAAgccgcgacgacgacgatgtaaAAAAGCTGATGGATTGGTTGTCCAACCATTCGCCTTTTCCAGAAATAAAGGATATTATGTCAATAAGCACTAGAGTTGTTGGAGATGACAACATTAATTGTTACATGGCTCGAGCAATTGGTCGCACTGGCATTTCTAAAATCATTGGCAGCGTTTTTTATACGGCGAAATTCAAGAGGAATGACAGGATAACATCACTTGGTGTTATGACTGCAAGCATTCCAATAGAAGGTGAAATTGTTCCGATTAATCCATTATTAATTTTCCAACGCATGTGTATTGCAAAAGAATCTGAAGAGGAACTTAAAAACTTTCTTGCGTACGAACTTGCTCCATTTCCATTATCACTTTTCAATGGCGAAGGAATGCGTAAATGCATTATATCTTAGACGTATAAGGCGTTTATATCTTAGACGTATAAGGCGTTTAAGCAACATTCTGGAGACATCAATTTTGGTGATAAAATGTACGTCATCGACGGAGGGCACTTATTACAC
It encodes:
- the LOC129942479 gene encoding histone RNA hairpin-binding protein, with translation MMVYNDNLMSIDNNSPRKDSGNPNRYSWAEEVIVHEYGHGKMEEIKKVLERCDGNSSVVIKQEPGTSNIKREIRSEDREISLDFIDSVNEQKFERLVKEEKLKTPFKRRHSNTPSNESRSGSPNSSMQSDNCEVRPKPYRRRVNEKRARHSSQSSSSSSTQGTETDPSILARRQKQIDYGKNTVAYDHYIERVPKNLRTREHPRTPNKFGKYSRRAFDGLIKIWRKQLHYYDPPKVENEDQAVSTDSESESD